One Alphaproteobacteria bacterium HT1-32 genomic region harbors:
- the lexA gene encoding transcriptional repressor LexA, producing the protein MLTRKQHDLLMLIDTRLSSSGVPPSYDEMKDALGLKSKSGIHRLITGLEERGFIRRLPHRARAIEVLKLPGDAHRPQSRDNFSPNVIEGNFRASKLRGKEQDGPAGATMTLPVHGRIAAGTPIEALQNPGRTVDVPITMLGGGEHYALEVEGDSMIEAGILDGDTVILRRCDTADNGDIVVALIDDYEATLKRLRRRGESVALEPANAAYKTRIFGPDQVAIQGRLIGLLRLY; encoded by the coding sequence ATGCTGACCCGCAAACAACACGATCTCCTCATGCTGATAGACACCCGTCTGAGTTCCAGCGGGGTCCCTCCTTCCTATGACGAGATGAAGGATGCGCTGGGTCTCAAGTCTAAATCGGGTATTCACCGGCTGATCACGGGTCTGGAAGAACGTGGATTTATTCGTCGTCTGCCACATCGTGCGCGGGCCATTGAAGTTCTGAAATTGCCGGGTGACGCCCATCGCCCGCAATCACGGGATAATTTCTCGCCGAATGTCATTGAAGGGAATTTCCGGGCCAGCAAATTGCGTGGCAAGGAACAGGATGGTCCGGCTGGTGCAACAATGACCCTGCCCGTTCACGGGCGGATTGCCGCTGGTACACCTATCGAGGCTTTGCAGAATCCTGGCCGCACAGTCGATGTGCCGATCACAATGCTGGGCGGCGGTGAACATTACGCGCTCGAAGTTGAAGGCGATTCGATGATCGAAGCGGGTATTCTGGATGGCGATACGGTCATCCTGCGACGCTGCGACACAGCCGATAACGGCGATATTGTTGTGGCCCTTATTGATGATTATGAGGCGACGCTGAAACGTCTGCGCCGTCGTGGTGAATCAGTGGCGCTGGAGCCGGCAAATGCAGCCTACAAGACGCGGATTTTCGGCCCGGATCAGGTTGCCATTCAGGGCCGGCTGATCGGGTTGCTGAGACTTTACTGA
- a CDS encoding molybdopterin molybdenumtransferase MoeA: protein MISVAEALERILAGVTPLGVEQVGLDVAHGRVLAEPAISRLTQPPMAVSSMDGYAVRAADVATVPVVLRRIGEAPAGGSYPHPVKPGECVRIFTGGPVPEGADAIVIQEDTDVDGEQITIRESSLSGRYIRPEGLDFSAGDELISAGRILTARDIGLCAAMNQPSLTVRVKPRVAILSTGDELVNPGEQPGPNQIVSSNGVALAALVRCLGGEPVNVGIAGDTEGALDKAAQAAKSADMLVTIGGASVGDYDLVQSGLARHGLEIGFYKIAMRPGKPLMFGHVGATPMLGLPGNPVSALVCATIFLRPALMKMLGAAEDIGESTLPLAAALPENDQRQDYLRARVEKNADGESVVRAFEKQDSSMLSRLAQADMLIVRAPHAKAAEAGESVRVIHLQASAFRI, encoded by the coding sequence ATGATATCTGTTGCTGAAGCTCTGGAACGTATTCTGGCAGGTGTGACCCCGCTGGGCGTTGAGCAGGTCGGGCTTGATGTCGCGCATGGCAGGGTGCTGGCTGAACCGGCAATTTCCCGTCTTACACAACCGCCGATGGCTGTCTCGTCGATGGATGGTTATGCGGTGCGTGCAGCAGATGTGGCGACCGTCCCCGTAGTGCTTCGCCGTATCGGAGAGGCGCCGGCAGGTGGCAGTTACCCGCATCCGGTAAAGCCCGGAGAATGTGTCCGGATTTTCACGGGTGGTCCGGTGCCGGAAGGTGCGGATGCCATTGTCATACAGGAAGATACCGATGTTGATGGTGAACAGATCACAATCAGGGAAAGCTCGCTCTCAGGGCGATATATCCGTCCCGAGGGTCTGGACTTCAGCGCCGGTGATGAGCTGATTTCTGCCGGGCGAATTCTGACGGCCCGGGATATTGGTCTTTGCGCGGCGATGAATCAGCCGTCGCTGACCGTGCGGGTGAAACCCCGTGTCGCGATTCTGTCCACCGGGGATGAACTGGTTAATCCGGGTGAGCAACCCGGACCAAACCAGATTGTCAGTTCAAATGGTGTGGCCCTTGCCGCGCTGGTGCGGTGTCTGGGCGGCGAGCCGGTGAATGTCGGAATTGCCGGTGATACCGAGGGTGCACTGGACAAGGCGGCACAGGCTGCGAAATCGGCTGATATGCTGGTGACGATTGGTGGTGCCTCGGTCGGGGATTATGATCTGGTACAGTCCGGCCTCGCGCGGCATGGCCTTGAGATCGGTTTCTACAAGATTGCCATGCGGCCGGGTAAGCCGCTGATGTTTGGGCATGTCGGCGCAACGCCAATGCTGGGGCTGCCGGGTAATCCCGTCTCGGCGCTGGTCTGTGCCACCATCTTCCTGCGTCCGGCGCTGATGAAGATGCTGGGGGCTGCGGAAGATATTGGCGAGAGCACCCTGCCCCTGGCGGCGGCTTTGCCGGAGAATGACCAGCGACAGGATTATCTCCGGGCCAGAGTTGAAAAGAACGCAGATGGCGAGTCGGTTGTCCGGGCCTTTGAAAAACAGGACAGCTCCATGCTGTCCCGTCTGGCACAGGCCGATATGCTGATTGTCCGGGCGCCCCATGCGAAGGCCGCAGAAGCTGGCGAGTCGGTCCGGGTGATCCATCTTCAGGCGAGCGCATTTCGCATCTGA
- the moaC gene encoding cyclic pyranopterin monophosphate synthase MoaC codes for MSDGLTHFDGDGNAVMVDVSAKEVTERVAVAGADVIMMPETLKTIMERGMKKGDVLTVAQLAGIMGAKRTPDLIPLCHPLGLTSVKVDLVCNPERNAVEISARCRVSGQTGVEMEALTAASVAALTVYDMCKAVDRGMQITNIRLLHKSGGKSGVWNG; via the coding sequence ATGAGTGACGGTCTCACTCATTTCGATGGCGACGGCAATGCCGTGATGGTCGATGTTTCGGCCAAGGAGGTCACGGAACGGGTCGCTGTTGCCGGTGCAGATGTCATCATGATGCCGGAAACGCTGAAGACCATCATGGAACGCGGCATGAAAAAGGGTGACGTGCTGACTGTTGCCCAGCTTGCTGGGATCATGGGGGCCAAGCGGACGCCAGACCTGATCCCGCTCTGTCACCCGCTCGGTCTTACGTCGGTAAAGGTTGACCTGGTTTGCAACCCTGAACGCAATGCTGTGGAAATCTCCGCCCGCTGCCGGGTTTCCGGCCAGACGGGTGTCGAGATGGAGGCCCTGACGGCGGCTTCGGTTGCGGCTCTGACTGTCTATGACATGTGCAAGGCCGTCGATCGTGGCATGCAGATCACCAATATCCGCCTGCTGCACAAATCAGGCGGTAAATCGGGCGTCTGGAACGGATGA
- the trpC gene encoding indole-3-glycerol phosphate synthase TrpC, with amino-acid sequence MADVLKRICDDKLAHIAECKTARPLSQIETAATAAAAPRGFYAALKSASRAGYGLIAEIKKASPSKGLIRPDFDPPSLARSYQAGGATCLSVLTDTPYFQGEDSYLVAARNAVDLPVLRKDFMLDAYQVAEARALGADCILLIMAALSDAQAAELEVAAVQYGMDVLVEVHNREELDRALKLKSPMLGVNNRNLKTLTVDLATTEALASAVPADRMLICESGLYSAADLARMAEVGARCFLIGESFMRQDDVAAAVQAILADPAPARVSA; translated from the coding sequence TTGGCTGATGTCCTGAAGCGTATCTGTGATGACAAGCTGGCGCATATTGCAGAATGCAAGACCGCCAGACCGTTATCGCAAATCGAAACTGCGGCCACTGCCGCGGCAGCACCCCGCGGTTTCTATGCCGCTCTGAAATCAGCTTCCCGGGCGGGCTATGGTCTGATTGCTGAAATCAAGAAGGCATCGCCGTCAAAAGGTCTGATTCGCCCCGATTTCGATCCCCCGTCCCTCGCCCGGAGTTACCAGGCCGGTGGGGCAACCTGTTTGTCGGTGCTGACGGATACACCCTATTTTCAGGGCGAAGACAGTTATCTCGTTGCTGCCCGCAATGCCGTTGATCTGCCGGTTCTGCGGAAAGATTTCATGCTCGATGCCTATCAGGTGGCAGAGGCCCGGGCGCTCGGTGCTGATTGTATCCTGCTGATCATGGCTGCGCTGTCAGATGCGCAGGCTGCTGAACTGGAGGTCGCTGCTGTTCAGTACGGTATGGATGTGCTGGTCGAGGTGCATAATCGAGAGGAACTGGACCGGGCACTGAAGCTGAAAAGCCCGATGCTGGGCGTTAATAACCGGAATCTGAAAACGCTGACCGTTGATCTGGCGACCACTGAGGCGCTGGCCAGTGCCGTGCCGGCCGACCGTATGCTGATCTGCGAAAGTGGTCTGTATAGTGCTGCTGATCTGGCCCGGATGGCGGAAGTCGGTGCGCGCTGTTTTCTGATCGGTGAGAGCTTCATGCGTCAGGATGATGTCGCAGCGGCTGTGCAGGCGATTCTTGCTGATCCCGCACCTGCCCGGGTCAGCGCATGA
- the trpD gene encoding anthranilate phosphoribosyltransferase → MSSDMRDMKALLALVANGECLDEKQAETAFDILMSGDATPSQIGAFLMALRVRGETVEEITGAARVMRSKVLKIDAPEGAIDIVGTGGDGRGTYNISTASAIVAAAAGVPVAKHGNRALSSKSGAADVLRELGVNVDAEMPLVKRALWEAGICFLMAPRHHSAMRHVGPTRVELGTRTIFNLLGPLSNPSMVSRLAVGVFAANWVEPVAHVLNRLGVEKAWVFNGDDGTDELSVTGGSTVAELKDGKVTCFRAHPSDAGLETHTIEALKGGEATVNAEAMRALFRSEPGAYRDAVLMSTAAALVVAGKADNLTDGASYAAEAIDSGAASEKLDLLIAITNGD, encoded by the coding sequence ATGAGCAGCGACATGCGCGATATGAAGGCACTTCTGGCGCTGGTCGCCAATGGCGAGTGTCTTGACGAGAAGCAGGCTGAAACAGCCTTTGATATTCTGATGTCCGGAGATGCGACACCGTCGCAGATCGGTGCCTTTCTGATGGCACTGCGGGTTCGCGGTGAAACCGTCGAGGAAATCACCGGTGCGGCGCGGGTGATGCGCTCGAAGGTTCTCAAGATCGATGCACCTGAAGGTGCCATTGATATTGTGGGAACCGGCGGTGACGGACGCGGCACTTATAACATTTCGACGGCATCGGCGATTGTCGCAGCGGCTGCTGGTGTGCCTGTCGCCAAGCATGGCAACCGGGCTTTGTCGTCAAAATCCGGGGCGGCTGATGTGCTGCGGGAACTCGGTGTAAATGTGGATGCCGAGATGCCGCTGGTGAAGCGGGCTTTGTGGGAAGCCGGGATCTGCTTCCTGATGGCGCCCCGTCATCACAGCGCCATGCGTCATGTTGGCCCGACACGGGTGGAACTTGGCACCCGGACTATTTTTAACCTGCTGGGTCCGCTGTCCAATCCGTCGATGGTCTCCCGTCTTGCAGTTGGCGTCTTCGCGGCAAACTGGGTTGAACCTGTGGCTCATGTTCTGAACCGTCTGGGTGTGGAAAAAGCCTGGGTGTTCAATGGTGATGACGGAACCGATGAATTGTCAGTGACCGGTGGTTCCACTGTCGCCGAACTGAAGGATGGGAAGGTGACCTGTTTCCGGGCACATCCGTCTGATGCGGGGCTGGAGACACATACCATCGAGGCGCTGAAAGGTGGCGAGGCAACCGTGAATGCCGAAGCCATGCGGGCGCTGTTCCGCAGTGAACCGGGGGCTTATCGCGATGCCGTTCTGATGAGCACGGCTGCTGCCCTCGTTGTTGCTGGCAAAGCCGATAACCTGACCGATGGCGCCAGCTACGCTGCTGAAGCGATCGACAGTGGTGCCGCCAGCGAGAAGCTGGACCTGCTGATTGCCATCACCAACGGAGACTGA